A genomic stretch from Mycobacterium malmoense includes:
- a CDS encoding lysylphosphatidylglycerol synthase transmembrane domain-containing protein → MRVDGRDISVSGSLLQPLTRRTNDIIRLVLAAVVLAAVITSSLITRPRWVALEKSVSEIVGVLSPTQSDVVYLVYGFAILALPFMILIGLIVARQWKLLGAYAAAALVAVLPLSISSNRIAAPRWHFDVSDRLSTLPAQFLDDPRWIAMLAAVLTVSGPWLPARWRHWWWALLLAFVPIHLVISAIVPARSLVGLAVGWFVGALVVLVVGTPALEVPLDGAVRALAKRGFVVTALRVVRPAGPGPLVLAATASDPDAEGLIELYGPHQRSGGALLQLWRKLRLRDSETAPLVASMRRAVEHRALMAIAIGDVGVANTSTIAVATLDRGWMLYSHNPVRGIPLGECAKTTPVARAWESLRILNDHQISHGDLRGAEITVDDGTVLFGGFGSAEYGATDTQLQSDIAQLLVTTSALYDAKSAVGAAIDVFGKDTVLTASRRLTKSAVPKRIRQSMADASAVISAARGEVKRQTGADQIKTETITRFTRSQVIRLVLLVALVYVAYPFISTVPTFFSELRTANWWWALLGLLVSALTYLGAAAALWACTDGTVNFWKLSIAQVANTFAATTTPAGVGGLALSTRFLQKSGLSAVRATAAVALQQAVQVIAHLVLLVLFSTVAGVSMDLSHFVPNATVLYLIAGVALGIVGAFLLVPRLRRWLATAVRPRLQEVTDDLIALVREPKRLALIVLGCAGTTLGAALALWASVEAFGGGATFVTCTVVTMVGGTLASAAPTPGGVGAVEAALIGGLAAFGVPAAIGVPSVLLYRVLTCWLPVFIGWPVMRWLTENDMV, encoded by the coding sequence ATGCGAGTTGACGGGCGCGACATCAGCGTTTCGGGTAGCTTGCTGCAACCGCTAACCCGGCGGACCAACGACATCATCCGGCTCGTGCTGGCGGCGGTTGTCCTCGCGGCGGTGATCACCAGCTCCCTGATCACCCGGCCCCGGTGGGTCGCGCTGGAGAAGTCCGTCTCCGAGATCGTCGGGGTCTTGTCCCCCACGCAATCCGACGTGGTGTACCTGGTCTACGGATTCGCGATCCTGGCGTTGCCGTTCATGATCCTGATCGGCCTGATCGTCGCCCGGCAATGGAAACTGCTGGGCGCCTACGCGGCCGCCGCCCTCGTCGCGGTCCTGCCGTTGTCGATCAGCAGCAACCGCATCGCGGCACCCCGATGGCACTTCGACGTCTCCGACCGGCTCTCCACGCTGCCGGCCCAGTTTCTCGACGACCCGCGGTGGATCGCGATGCTGGCCGCGGTGCTCACCGTGTCCGGCCCCTGGCTGCCCGCGCGCTGGCGGCACTGGTGGTGGGCGCTGCTGCTGGCCTTCGTGCCGATCCACCTCGTCATCAGCGCCATCGTCCCGGCGCGCTCGCTGGTGGGGCTGGCGGTTGGCTGGTTCGTCGGCGCGTTGGTGGTCCTGGTCGTCGGGACTCCCGCCCTGGAAGTGCCGCTGGACGGCGCGGTTCGCGCGCTGGCCAAACGCGGATTCGTGGTGACCGCGCTTCGGGTGGTGCGACCCGCCGGGCCCGGGCCGCTCGTTCTTGCGGCCACGGCCTCGGATCCCGATGCCGAGGGTCTGATCGAGTTGTATGGTCCACACCAGCGCAGCGGCGGCGCGCTGCTTCAGCTCTGGCGGAAGCTGCGGCTGCGGGACAGCGAGACCGCACCCCTGGTGGCGTCGATGCGCCGGGCCGTCGAGCACCGCGCGTTGATGGCCATCGCGATCGGCGACGTGGGCGTCGCCAACACGTCGACGATCGCCGTCGCCACCCTCGATCGGGGCTGGATGTTGTACTCGCACAACCCCGTTCGGGGAATTCCGCTCGGCGAATGCGCAAAGACGACACCGGTTGCCCGCGCCTGGGAATCGCTGCGAATCCTCAACGACCACCAGATCTCGCACGGCGACCTGCGCGGCGCCGAGATCACGGTCGACGACGGCACCGTGCTGTTCGGCGGATTCGGCAGCGCCGAATACGGCGCCACCGACACCCAACTCCAATCTGACATCGCTCAGCTCCTGGTGACGACGTCGGCGCTGTATGACGCGAAGTCCGCCGTGGGCGCGGCGATCGACGTATTCGGCAAGGACACCGTTTTGACCGCATCGCGCCGGCTCACGAAATCCGCTGTGCCAAAACGAATCCGACAATCCATGGCCGACGCTAGCGCCGTCATCTCCGCCGCGCGCGGGGAGGTGAAGCGGCAAACGGGTGCCGATCAGATCAAAACCGAAACGATCACCCGGTTCACCCGCAGCCAGGTCATTCGACTGGTCCTGCTCGTCGCGCTGGTCTATGTCGCGTATCCGTTCATCAGCACGGTGCCGACGTTCTTTTCCGAGTTGAGGACCGCGAACTGGTGGTGGGCGCTGCTGGGCTTGCTGGTGTCCGCGCTGACGTATCTCGGCGCGGCGGCCGCGTTGTGGGCCTGCACCGACGGGACGGTAAACTTCTGGAAACTGTCAATCGCGCAGGTGGCCAACACTTTTGCCGCTACCACCACCCCGGCCGGCGTCGGCGGGCTGGCGCTTAGCACCCGGTTCCTGCAAAAGAGCGGCCTGTCCGCGGTGCGGGCCACCGCGGCGGTGGCGCTGCAGCAGGCGGTGCAGGTGATCGCCCACCTGGTGTTGCTGGTCTTGTTCAGCACCGTCGCGGGCGTGTCCATGGACCTCTCGCATTTCGTGCCGAACGCCACGGTGCTGTACCTGATCGCGGGTGTGGCGCTGGGCATCGTCGGCGCATTCCTGTTGGTGCCCAGGCTGCGGCGCTGGTTGGCGACGGCGGTGCGCCCGAGGCTGCAGGAGGTCACCGACGACCTCATCGCGCTTGTCCGCGAACCGAAACGCTTGGCGCTGATCGTACTCGGTTGCGCCGGAACGACTCTCGGCGCGGCGTTGGCACTGTGGGCCAGTGTCGAGGCGTTCGGCGGCGGCGCGACGTTCGTGACCTGCACCGTGGTGACGATGGTCGGCGGAACGCTCGCCTCCGCCGCGCCGACGCCCGGCGGTGTCGGCGCCGTCGAAGCGGCGCTGATCGGTGGTCTCGCCGCCTTCGGCGTGCCCGCGGCCATCGGTGTTCCGTCGGTCCTGCTGTATCGGGTGCTCACCTGCTGGCTACCCGTATTCATCGGCTGGCCGGTGATGCGGTGGCTAACCGAGAACGACATGGTCTAA
- a CDS encoding GH92 family glycosyl hydrolase, producing the protein MRSRRVLVGFVAVIALVVVFVAFIAAAPPIAYDGEPQLVTTPVDHVDTLIGTGTGGATVGEINNFPGAAVPFGMVQYSPDTVGNYAGYNYGNPRSTGFSMTHASVGCAAFGDISMLPTTTGIGTQPWNAWETIAHDDTEQGAPGYYTVRFPDTGVTAELTATTRAGVGRFSYPHNGRPALFHVRSGASLAGNSRATIQIGEDNTTITGWATSGGFCGKNNTYTVYFAMKFSQPFASYGAWDGYSVYPGARGAASPYSGGYVTFPAGSVVEVRTAISYVGIDGARANLEAEGAASFDDVRAAAVSQWNATLSCITVAGRNADNLETFYTSLYRSLLHPNTFNDADGRYIGFDGVIHAVAKGRTQYANFSDWDTYRSLAALQGLLFPKQASDMVQSLVNDAEQSGSYPRWALANSATGEMSGDSVVPLIVNLYTYGAKDFDLKTALRYMIDGATKGGVGLNGYVERPGIATYLGLGYAPHTLEFRADDKIVDASITLEWSVDDFAISRFAESLGDTATAAEFQNRAQYWQNLFNPSTRYVSPRGALGFFADGPGFVESASGFGQDGFDEGNAEQYVWWTPHNVAGLVTALGGRAAVAGRLDRFTKKLNVGPNEPYLWAGNEPGFGVPWLYNYIGQPWKTQLTVDRVRGLFGPTPDGEPGNDDLGAMASWYVWAALGLYPSAPGTPILTVSAPLFDRVVIALPAGKSIRISAPGASGPYHLKYISGLSIDGRPTDHTSLPEDIIQTGGDVTFSLAAYPNKTWGTAESSAPPSFGVGGSAVTVNVSQPTITIAPGHTGTVRLDAQRMVDGAGGYTITATSSDDGITAPPVSGGFGSDGSAAIDVAIAVAKPVPDEYYLVLLTTTVGQSVRRSIVLVDAQAETG; encoded by the coding sequence ATGCGGTCACGAAGGGTCCTCGTCGGGTTTGTCGCGGTCATCGCGCTCGTAGTCGTCTTCGTGGCCTTCATCGCGGCGGCCCCGCCGATCGCCTACGACGGTGAGCCGCAGCTCGTCACCACCCCCGTCGACCACGTCGACACGCTCATCGGCACCGGGACGGGCGGTGCGACGGTGGGGGAGATCAACAACTTCCCCGGCGCCGCGGTGCCATTCGGAATGGTGCAGTACTCGCCGGACACCGTCGGCAACTACGCCGGCTACAACTACGGCAACCCCCGCTCCACCGGGTTCAGCATGACCCACGCCTCGGTGGGCTGTGCCGCGTTCGGCGACATCTCGATGCTGCCGACCACCACCGGAATCGGCACGCAGCCATGGAACGCCTGGGAAACGATCGCCCACGACGACACCGAGCAGGGCGCGCCAGGCTATTACACGGTGCGGTTCCCCGACACCGGAGTGACCGCGGAGCTCACCGCCACCACCCGCGCCGGCGTCGGCCGGTTCAGCTATCCACACAACGGCCGGCCGGCCCTGTTCCACGTGCGCTCGGGCGCGTCGCTGGCGGGCAACTCCCGCGCGACCATCCAGATTGGCGAGGACAACACCACGATCACCGGGTGGGCGACCAGCGGCGGGTTCTGCGGCAAGAACAACACCTACACGGTGTATTTCGCCATGAAGTTCAGCCAGCCGTTCGCCTCCTACGGCGCCTGGGACGGCTATTCCGTCTACCCCGGCGCCCGCGGCGCGGCTTCGCCCTACAGCGGGGGCTACGTAACGTTCCCGGCCGGCTCGGTGGTCGAGGTGCGGACCGCGATCTCCTACGTCGGTATCGACGGGGCGCGGGCAAACCTCGAGGCGGAGGGCGCGGCGAGCTTCGACGACGTCCGCGCCGCCGCGGTATCCCAATGGAACGCCACGCTGTCCTGCATCACGGTGGCGGGCCGCAACGCCGACAATCTGGAAACCTTCTACACCTCCCTGTACCGGTCCCTGCTGCACCCCAACACCTTTAACGACGCGGACGGGCGCTACATCGGATTCGACGGCGTCATCCACGCCGTCGCCAAGGGGCGCACCCAATACGCCAACTTCTCCGACTGGGACACCTACCGCAGCTTGGCGGCCCTACAGGGACTGCTGTTCCCGAAGCAAGCCAGCGACATGGTCCAGTCGCTCGTCAACGACGCGGAGCAGAGCGGATCGTATCCGCGCTGGGCCCTTGCGAATTCGGCGACCGGCGAGATGAGCGGCGACAGCGTGGTACCGCTCATCGTGAACCTTTACACGTACGGCGCCAAGGATTTCGACCTGAAGACGGCCCTGCGCTACATGATCGACGGGGCGACCAAAGGCGGTGTCGGGCTTAATGGTTACGTCGAGCGGCCGGGCATCGCCACCTACCTGGGGCTGGGCTACGCGCCGCACACCTTGGAGTTCCGCGCCGATGACAAGATCGTCGACGCCTCGATCACGCTCGAATGGTCGGTCGACGACTTTGCCATTTCCCGATTCGCCGAATCACTTGGCGACACCGCGACCGCCGCCGAATTCCAGAACCGCGCGCAGTACTGGCAAAACCTGTTCAATCCCAGCACCCGTTACGTCTCGCCCCGCGGCGCGCTGGGATTCTTCGCCGACGGGCCCGGGTTCGTCGAATCCGCTTCGGGTTTCGGCCAGGACGGGTTCGACGAGGGCAACGCCGAGCAGTACGTCTGGTGGACGCCGCACAACGTCGCCGGACTGGTGACCGCTCTCGGCGGGCGCGCGGCGGTGGCCGGCCGGCTCGACCGGTTCACGAAAAAGCTCAACGTGGGCCCCAACGAGCCGTACCTCTGGGCCGGTAACGAGCCGGGCTTCGGGGTGCCGTGGCTGTACAACTACATCGGTCAACCATGGAAGACCCAGCTCACGGTCGACCGGGTGCGCGGTCTATTCGGTCCGACGCCCGACGGCGAGCCGGGCAACGACGATCTCGGGGCGATGGCGAGCTGGTACGTGTGGGCCGCCCTCGGCCTCTACCCGAGCGCCCCGGGCACGCCGATCCTCACCGTGAGCGCACCGCTGTTTGATCGCGTCGTAATCGCGCTTCCGGCAGGCAAATCCATTCGGATCTCCGCCCCGGGTGCGTCGGGACCGTATCACCTGAAGTACATCAGCGGCCTGAGCATCGACGGCCGGCCCACCGACCACACGTCGCTTCCCGAGGACATCATCCAGACCGGCGGCGACGTCACGTTCTCGCTCGCCGCCTACCCCAACAAGACCTGGGGCACAGCAGAATCCTCCGCGCCGCCGTCGTTCGGGGTGGGCGGTTCGGCGGTGACCGTCAACGTTTCCCAACCCACCATCACGATCGCGCCGGGACACACCGGCACCGTGAGACTCGACGCGCAACGGATGGTCGACGGCGCCGGGGGTTACACCATCACCGCCACGTCCTCCGATGATGGGATTACGGCGCCACCCGTGTCCGGGGGGTTCGGCTCCGACGGGTCGGCCGCCATCGACGTCGCGATCGCCGTGGCGAAGCCGGTGCCCGACGAGTACTACCTGGTCCTTCTCACCACCACGGTTGGCCAGAGCGTCCGCCGGTCGATCGTCCTGGTAGACGCCCAGGCCGAGACGGGTTAG
- a CDS encoding AAA family ATPase, with protein MSVHSRELGEEEAAAQALGGCDTRAGADAGLAWECQEVFDWAQERIDELIGLVEAKERFALWRTALEIGQRRLEYGAAVTSCTENHMVFLGAPGTGKRTFARVVGEVLFGVGTTTRPGVTEVAAHDIVAVGDLLRSAARMKDVCDQARGGVLFIDEAYRLVPDTDDHFLGVDAITTLQACMTAYHDELVVIVAGYPGPMQDFLTAHVGLAGQFHTTMTFTSYTPEEVVAIGRRLAGKENLHVEDTVWELLRAEATRLCSIPYGSGTLLDVAGNAHYAHDVIRTCQRARLRKLHRLAPNRRDLEQLVCADPCVLHVSTTDMKRAITASHPAVTT; from the coding sequence ATGTCTGTCCACAGTCGCGAATTGGGTGAGGAGGAAGCCGCCGCTCAGGCGTTGGGTGGTTGCGACACACGCGCGGGCGCTGACGCCGGGCTGGCCTGGGAGTGTCAGGAGGTTTTTGATTGGGCGCAGGAACGTATTGATGAATTGATCGGTTTGGTCGAGGCTAAAGAACGATTCGCGTTGTGGCGCACCGCACTTGAGATCGGCCAACGTCGTCTCGAGTATGGCGCCGCGGTGACGTCCTGTACGGAAAACCATATGGTGTTCTTGGGTGCGCCGGGTACAGGGAAAAGGACGTTCGCCCGGGTGGTGGGTGAGGTGTTGTTCGGGGTGGGTACGACCACGCGCCCAGGTGTCACCGAGGTCGCCGCCCACGACATCGTCGCGGTGGGTGATCTGTTGCGCAGCGCGGCCAGGATGAAAGACGTGTGCGACCAGGCACGCGGCGGGGTGCTGTTTATCGATGAGGCCTACCGGCTGGTCCCAGACACCGACGACCACTTTTTGGGTGTGGACGCGATCACCACCTTGCAAGCATGCATGACGGCCTACCACGACGAACTCGTGGTCATCGTCGCCGGCTACCCCGGCCCGATGCAGGACTTCTTGACAGCCCATGTCGGGCTGGCCGGTCAATTCCACACCACCATGACCTTCACCAGCTATACCCCTGAGGAAGTGGTCGCTATTGGGCGTCGCTTAGCCGGTAAGGAGAACCTCCACGTCGAGGACACAGTGTGGGAGCTGTTGCGCGCTGAGGCAACCCGACTGTGCTCGATTCCGTATGGCAGTGGCACGCTGCTCGACGTCGCCGGCAACGCCCACTACGCACACGACGTGATCCGCACCTGCCAGCGCGCACGGCTCCGCAAACTGCACCGACTAGCGCCCAATCGCCGCGATCTCGAGCAACTGGTGTGCGCCGACCCCTGCGTCCTGCACGTCAGCACCACCGACATGAAACGCGCGATCACCGCATCACACCCAGCCGTGACAACCTGA
- a CDS encoding PGRS repeat-containing protein produces the protein MIIDPIVQPVIGAVSTAANEGITAGTTALEGINAGADGVLGGLSAGTAAFEGIHAATLEGITNSINASTAAFNGMHTAAFEGITNSLNASAAAVNISGVSASALDPRAALNSVVYNAFDAFYNTVYAAGQNWIASPAGEQMDGLINGPFLYLFGRDLIGNGVNGFEGPNTTLLGQTGLFGNLQDGGFLFGNGGAGAAGTAAHPVGFTGGSAGLIGNGGTGGAGLNGYAASGAYLAGGIGGPGGILMGNGGAGGVGGMSAPGYHGGFGGHGGSAGFLFGNGGAGGAGGASNPAGGYGGIAGAGGNSAWLVGNGGVGGSAGNNIAGLNTYNSGKAGGAGGLGGILAGNGGAGGNGGAATPGYPGYYGGAGGAGGFAGLLGQIGAAGIPGANN, from the coding sequence ATGATTATCGATCCCATCGTCCAACCCGTGATCGGGGCCGTCAGCACGGCTGCCAACGAGGGCATTACTGCGGGCACCACAGCCCTGGAGGGCATCAATGCGGGCGCCGATGGTGTTCTCGGTGGCCTTAGTGCCGGCACCGCCGCCTTCGAAGGCATTCACGCGGCCACCCTCGAAGGCATTACGAATAGCATCAATGCGAGCACCGCTGCCTTCAATGGCATGCATACTGCTGCCTTTGAAGGCATTACCAACAGCCTTAATGCCAGCGCCGCTGCCGTCAACATCAGTGGTGTCAGCGCCAGTGCCCTAGATCCTCGTGCCGCGCTAAATAGCGTCGTTTACAACGCGTTCGACGCCTTCTACAACACCGTCTACGCGGCCGGCCAAAACTGGATCGCCAGCCCGGCCGGTGAACAAATGGACGGGTTGATCAACGGGCCGTTCCTCTATTTGTTCGGGCGCGACCTCATCGGCAACGGCGTCAACGGTTTCGAGGGTCCTAACACCACGTTGCTTGGCCAAACCGGGCTCTTCGGCAACCTGCAAGACGGCGGGTTCTTATTCGGCAACGGCGGGGCCGGTGCGGCCGGTACCGCCGCTCACCCGGTCGGATTTACCGGCGGTTCCGCCGGGCTGATCGGCAACGGTGGGACCGGTGGCGCCGGCCTTAATGGCTACGCCGCTAGCGGGGCCTATCTCGCTGGTGGAATCGGTGGTCCCGGCGGCATCCTGATGGGTAACGGCGGCGCCGGTGGTGTCGGCGGAATGTCCGCCCCTGGTTATCACGGCGGATTTGGGGGTCACGGAGGCTCCGCTGGTTTCTTGTTCGGCAACGGTGGCGCTGGTGGAGCCGGAGGCGCCAGCAACCCCGCCGGTGGCTACGGCGGGATTGCTGGCGCCGGCGGTAACAGTGCCTGGCTGGTCGGCAACGGAGGCGTAGGTGGTTCCGCCGGCAACAACATCGCCGGTTTAAATACTTACAACAGTGGCAAGGCCGGTGGCGCCGGTGGTTTGGGCGGAATTCTGGCCGGCAACGGTGGTGCCGGCGGGAACGGCGGTGCCGCCACTCCCGGTTACCCCGGCTACTACGGCGGTGCCGGCGGTGCCGGCGGATTCGCCGGGCTCCTGGGCCAAATCGGTGCAGCCGGCATACCTGGGGCTAACAACTGA
- a CDS encoding LpqN/LpqT family lipoprotein: protein MSGSHVPDGKKGAVAQKTVAIPGRGAVFVLQPNANPLDSGQAASMDAMNIIDSQTTISS, encoded by the coding sequence ATCAGTGGCTCCCACGTTCCGGACGGCAAGAAGGGCGCCGTGGCACAGAAGACGGTCGCGATCCCCGGCCGGGGCGCCGTGTTCGTGCTTCAGCCCAACGCCAACCCCCTCGACAGCGGCCAGGCCGCGTCGATGGACGCTATGAACATCATCGACAGCCAAACGACCATCAGCTCCTGA
- a CDS encoding PPE domain-containing protein gives MTAPVWIASPPEVHSALLSSGPGPGPLLVASATWNSLSVEYASVAEELSAVLASVRAGAWEGPTAEAFEAAYVPYLTWLMQASANSAATAAQQGTVATTYTAALTAMPTLAELAANHATHAVLVATNFFGINAIPIALNEADYVRMWIQAATVMNTYEAVSEAAVASAPHSTAAPAIVKANAPAAGGPPMQPPPDPGAGPFYAFFTVLDELIQQIIPAQDVPLIGQLFSPFTSPAALAQLVASIDTLEAPTLSASLPIQSESVSVIVSFGQGLIASAGPEYIVPVSLLVAYLVGFHVTLFILQDLHFLVSLPLIQALLVPLATAPLAAIASGGFAGCAGLAGLAAIPTGVETIPIAPIVVPQPVVSVAPVLSPAPTPAPSPTLAPAPASAPAPAPAPTAPTAAGAAPPPAAGPGPFPYLVGGGLSMDYGASDQASTKKKAPEPDIAAAAAAATPGEQARARRRRKAKVEMLGRGYEYMDLEPEPEGSANGDQLSAVASNVGGGLFGLVGTAGKGIVEAAGLTTLAGEAFGDGPGMPMVPSSWDYGLAQPGPAGKGGDDS, from the coding sequence ATGACCGCCCCGGTCTGGATCGCTTCCCCACCGGAAGTGCATTCGGCGCTGCTGTCCAGCGGGCCCGGACCCGGTCCGTTGCTGGTGGCCTCGGCAACGTGGAACTCGTTGAGCGTCGAATACGCTTCAGTCGCTGAGGAACTCAGCGCGGTGTTGGCGTCTGTACGGGCCGGCGCGTGGGAAGGCCCGACCGCCGAGGCGTTTGAGGCCGCATATGTGCCGTATCTGACGTGGCTGATGCAGGCCAGCGCCAACAGCGCCGCGACGGCCGCCCAGCAGGGAACCGTGGCCACGACTTACACCGCCGCGCTAACGGCGATGCCGACCCTGGCCGAGTTGGCCGCCAACCACGCCACCCACGCGGTGTTGGTGGCGACCAATTTCTTTGGGATCAACGCCATCCCGATCGCGCTCAACGAGGCCGACTACGTGCGGATGTGGATTCAGGCCGCCACCGTAATGAACACCTATGAGGCGGTCTCGGAGGCGGCGGTGGCGTCGGCGCCGCACAGCACCGCGGCACCCGCGATCGTGAAAGCCAACGCGCCTGCGGCAGGAGGCCCGCCAATGCAGCCGCCGCCGGACCCTGGCGCGGGACCGTTCTACGCGTTTTTCACGGTGCTTGACGAGCTGATACAGCAAATTATCCCGGCTCAGGATGTCCCGCTGATCGGTCAGCTGTTCTCTCCGTTCACCAGCCCGGCGGCGTTAGCGCAACTGGTGGCGAGCATAGACACGCTTGAGGCACCGACGCTATCTGCTTCACTGCCCATCCAATCCGAATCCGTGTCCGTGATAGTTTCATTCGGCCAGGGGTTAATAGCCTCGGCTGGTCCCGAGTACATCGTTCCGGTCTCGCTGCTCGTCGCGTACCTGGTCGGCTTTCACGTAACCCTTTTTATACTTCAGGACCTGCATTTCCTGGTGTCGCTTCCGCTCATCCAGGCGCTGTTGGTGCCCTTGGCGACCGCGCCCCTGGCGGCGATCGCATCAGGCGGCTTTGCCGGCTGCGCGGGGCTGGCCGGTTTGGCCGCGATACCTACGGGTGTCGAAACGATCCCCATTGCGCCGATCGTCGTGCCGCAGCCGGTCGTCAGTGTCGCCCCGGTCTTGAGCCCTGCCCCGACCCCGGCGCCATCCCCGACTTTGGCGCCAGCCCCGGCGTCGGCCCCGGCTCCGGCTCCCGCGCCCACCGCGCCCACCGCGGCCGGTGCCGCGCCACCGCCGGCCGCGGGGCCGGGGCCGTTTCCCTACCTGGTGGGTGGCGGCCTGAGCATGGATTACGGGGCGAGCGACCAAGCCAGCACCAAAAAGAAGGCGCCGGAGCCCGATATCGCCGCAGCCGCGGCGGCGGCCACGCCTGGGGAACAGGCGCGGGCGCGTCGACGCCGGAAAGCGAAAGTGGAAATGCTCGGCCGCGGGTATGAGTACATGGACCTGGAACCGGAGCCCGAAGGCTCGGCGAACGGCGACCAGTTGAGCGCTGTGGCCTCCAATGTGGGCGGCGGACTTTTCGGGCTTGTCGGGACGGCGGGCAAAGGCATCGTCGAGGCGGCGGGGTTGACCACGCTGGCCGGCGAGGCCTTCGGCGACGGCCCAGGGATGCCGATGGTCCCCAGTAGCTGGGACTACGGCCTGGCCCAACCCGGCCCAGCCGGCAAAGGAGGAGACGACAGCTAG
- a CDS encoding FAD-dependent oxidoreductase codes for MVERSPDSTTCVIAGGGPAGIMLGLLLARAGVAVTVMEKHADFLGDFRGDTIHASTRRLLEELGLGEQFARLPHQDIESVRGPVRGNSAGVEPRRGPRRRIAKVSQRDFLQLLATAAAAEPTFRLLRSTEVMGPLRQGGRVVGVRYRGPDGTTRELRADLTVACDGRWSTLRSAMGLTPRSFRVPMDLWLFQLPRYPDDPPELSGMSHIGQRCTTTNRGDYYRIGFRIPKGQDANLRAQGIEALQRDVASLVPSLADRVGELTSFEDVKLLDVQVNRLRKWYADGILFIGDAAHAMSPAGGIGVNLAIADAVAAARILAGPLRDGRLSTRHLARVQIRRVIPAVMVQTVQRILHARTDAALRSGETTGRRPPRLMMTVSQSAPVRAIFGYVIGVGPFSEHAPTFARR; via the coding sequence TTGGTTGAGCGTTCTCCGGATTCGACGACTTGCGTCATCGCCGGGGGCGGGCCGGCCGGAATAATGTTGGGGCTGTTGCTTGCCCGCGCCGGAGTGGCCGTCACGGTGATGGAAAAACACGCCGACTTCCTGGGCGACTTTCGCGGCGACACCATACACGCGAGCACCCGGCGGCTACTGGAGGAACTCGGCCTCGGCGAGCAGTTCGCGCGACTTCCCCACCAGGACATCGAGAGCGTGCGTGGTCCGGTTCGGGGCAATTCAGCCGGCGTCGAGCCGCGCCGGGGCCCGCGGCGGCGCATCGCCAAAGTGTCCCAGCGGGACTTCCTTCAACTGCTGGCCACCGCCGCGGCGGCCGAGCCGACTTTTCGGCTGCTGCGTAGCACCGAGGTGATGGGCCCGCTGCGCCAGGGCGGCCGAGTCGTCGGCGTCCGCTATCGCGGCCCCGACGGCACAACCCGGGAGTTGCGCGCCGATCTAACCGTGGCGTGCGACGGTCGCTGGTCCACGCTGCGTTCCGCGATGGGGTTGACACCGCGCAGCTTTCGCGTGCCGATGGATCTGTGGTTGTTCCAGTTGCCCCGCTACCCCGACGATCCGCCGGAACTATCGGGGATGTCCCACATCGGCCAGCGATGCACCACCACCAACAGGGGTGACTACTACCGGATCGGCTTTCGCATCCCCAAGGGTCAGGACGCGAATCTGCGGGCGCAAGGCATCGAGGCGCTCCAACGCGATGTGGCGTCGCTGGTGCCCAGCCTCGCTGACCGGGTCGGCGAACTCACCTCGTTCGAGGACGTGAAACTGCTTGACGTTCAAGTGAATCGGCTACGAAAATGGTACGCCGACGGAATCCTGTTCATCGGTGACGCGGCACACGCCATGTCGCCGGCCGGCGGTATCGGGGTCAACCTCGCAATCGCCGACGCCGTGGCCGCCGCGCGGATTCTGGCGGGCCCGTTGCGCGACGGCAGATTATCCACCCGTCACCTCGCGCGGGTACAAATCCGGCGGGTTATTCCCGCTGTCATGGTCCAGACGGTGCAACGCATCCTGCACGCGAGAACGGATGCGGCGCTGAGGTCAGGCGAAACCACCGGCCGCCGGCCACCCCGGCTGATGATGACCGTCAGCCAAAGTGCGCCGGTACGGGCGATCTTCGGCTATGTCATTGGGGTAGGCCCGTTTTCCGAGCACGCACCGACCTTCGCGCGCCGTTGA